In Luteimonas sp. MC1750, the following proteins share a genomic window:
- a CDS encoding nucleoside-diphosphate sugar epimerase/dehydratase codes for MTSLNDRIRTSLPRASVVLHDVFMVWLTWAGLNHFRQSAMDQVSSTPLLSPEMLLILIVQGLIFWQVGLYRGVWRFASIPDLVNIVKASLFGLLAILPLLFFVFDRAGQVPRTVMLAYPVVLSALLGMPRLLYRAWKDHGNERTDKAALRVLILGAGQAGEALVRDLRRVGAYQPVGFLDDAAKLRGSHVQGLPVLGKIEDVGEIAPETAARLLVIAMPSLDATAMRRVVAACERTGLPFRTVPRLNDLLEGRSLPGELKEVAIEDLLGRKPVTPDWKAIRGWLGGRSVLVTGAGGSIGAELCRQCARHGARQIILIEIDELALLTMQNELRRDFPQIECLPVLGDCGDPAVIRHALTLSQPEAVFHAAAYKQVPVLEAQLREAVRNNVLATATVAREAQAAGVGTFVLISTDKAVDPVNVLGASKRLAEMVCQAMNGLEGTRFVTVRFGNVLDSAGSVVPLFRAQIRSGGPVTVTDPEVTRYFMTIPEACQLILQAVAIGARQAVYTLDMGEPVSIRLLAEQMITLAGKQPGRDIAIVYTGLRPGEKLHETLFHADERYRPTAHPKILQAEARGVSSERITAAMARLRDAVSSYDLETLDQALRDAVPEFAPLVRDDEPAAATVVAFPARNARRT; via the coding sequence ATGACCAGCCTGAACGACCGCATCCGGACCAGCCTGCCGCGGGCCTCGGTGGTGCTGCACGACGTGTTCATGGTCTGGCTGACCTGGGCTGGCCTGAACCACTTCCGCCAGTCGGCGATGGACCAGGTGTCGTCCACGCCGCTGCTGTCGCCGGAGATGCTGCTGATCCTGATCGTGCAGGGCCTGATCTTCTGGCAAGTCGGCCTGTATCGGGGCGTCTGGCGCTTCGCGAGCATCCCGGACCTGGTGAACATCGTGAAGGCCAGCCTGTTCGGCCTGCTCGCGATCCTGCCCCTGCTGTTCTTCGTGTTCGACCGCGCCGGACAGGTGCCGCGGACGGTGATGCTGGCCTATCCGGTCGTGCTGTCGGCGCTGCTGGGCATGCCGCGGCTGCTGTACCGGGCCTGGAAGGACCACGGCAACGAGCGCACCGACAAGGCGGCGCTGCGCGTGCTGATCCTGGGCGCGGGGCAGGCGGGCGAGGCGCTGGTGCGCGACCTGCGCAGGGTCGGTGCCTACCAGCCGGTCGGATTCCTGGACGACGCGGCCAAGCTGCGCGGCAGCCATGTGCAGGGCCTGCCGGTGCTCGGAAAGATCGAGGACGTGGGCGAGATCGCGCCGGAAACCGCGGCCCGCCTGCTGGTGATCGCGATGCCTTCGCTGGACGCGACCGCCATGCGCCGCGTGGTCGCGGCCTGCGAGCGCACCGGGCTGCCCTTCCGCACCGTGCCCCGCCTCAACGACCTGCTGGAAGGCCGCTCGCTGCCGGGCGAACTCAAGGAGGTCGCGATCGAGGACCTCCTCGGCCGCAAGCCGGTCACGCCGGACTGGAAGGCGATCCGCGGCTGGCTGGGTGGGCGCAGCGTGCTGGTCACCGGCGCCGGCGGCTCGATCGGGGCCGAACTGTGTCGCCAGTGCGCCCGCCACGGCGCGCGCCAGATCATCCTGATCGAGATCGACGAGCTGGCGCTGCTGACCATGCAGAACGAGCTGCGCCGGGACTTCCCGCAGATCGAGTGCCTGCCGGTGCTTGGCGACTGCGGCGATCCGGCGGTGATCCGCCACGCGCTGACGCTCTCACAGCCCGAGGCGGTGTTCCACGCCGCGGCCTACAAGCAGGTGCCCGTCCTCGAGGCGCAGCTGCGCGAGGCGGTGCGCAACAACGTGCTGGCCACCGCGACCGTTGCCCGCGAGGCGCAGGCGGCCGGCGTCGGCACCTTCGTGCTGATCTCGACCGACAAGGCCGTGGATCCGGTCAACGTGCTGGGCGCCAGCAAGCGCCTGGCGGAAATGGTCTGCCAGGCGATGAACGGGCTCGAGGGCACGCGCTTCGTGACCGTGCGCTTCGGCAACGTGCTCGATTCCGCCGGCAGCGTGGTGCCGCTGTTCCGCGCGCAGATCCGCAGCGGCGGGCCGGTCACGGTGACCGATCCGGAGGTCACCCGCTATTTCATGACCATCCCCGAGGCCTGCCAGCTGATCCTGCAGGCCGTGGCGATTGGCGCCCGGCAGGCGGTCTACACGCTGGACATGGGCGAACCGGTGTCGATCCGCCTGCTGGCGGAGCAGATGATCACCCTGGCGGGCAAGCAGCCGGGACGCGACATCGCGATCGTCTATACCGGCCTGCGCCCGGGCGAGAAGCTGCACGAAACCCTGTTCCACGCCGACGAACGCTACCGCCCGACGGCGCACCCGAAGATCCTCCAGGCGGAGGCGCGCGGCGTCTCCAGCGAACGGATCACCGCCGCCATGGCGCGCCTGCGCGACGCGGTGTCGAGCTACGACCTCGAAACCCTGGACCAGGCCCTGCGTGACGCCGTCCCGGAATTCGCGCCGCTGGTGCGCGATGACGAACCCGCAGCCGCCACGGTGGTCGCTTTTCCCGCAAGGAACGCCAGACGCACATGA
- the galU gene encoding UTP--glucose-1-phosphate uridylyltransferase GalU, producing MNRRIRKAVFPVAGLGTRFLPATKTVPKEMLPIVDRPLIQYAVDEAVDAGCDTMVFVTNRYKHAVADYFDKAYELEQKLEAAGKVELLEVIRNVLPPNVRAVFVTQAEALGLGHAVLCAKPVVGDEPFAVILPDDLIWNRGPGALSQMADVAEATGSSVIATQAVAPEQVSSYGIVATDEFSDRRGRITAIVEKPRPGDAPSNLAVVGRYVLSPRIFALLEATAPGAGGEIQLTDAISALLAEEPVLAYRFQGTRFDCGTHLGLIEATIRHALDHEALSEAAQGFMRDALAELGVVDS from the coding sequence ATGAACAGACGCATCCGCAAGGCGGTCTTCCCGGTCGCCGGACTCGGGACCCGCTTCCTCCCGGCCACCAAGACGGTGCCCAAGGAGATGCTGCCGATCGTCGACCGGCCGCTCATCCAGTACGCCGTGGACGAAGCAGTCGACGCCGGCTGCGACACGATGGTGTTCGTCACCAACCGCTACAAGCACGCGGTCGCCGACTATTTCGACAAGGCCTACGAGCTGGAGCAGAAGCTCGAGGCGGCCGGCAAGGTCGAGCTGCTCGAGGTGATCCGCAACGTGCTGCCGCCCAACGTGCGCGCCGTCTTCGTGACCCAGGCCGAGGCCCTGGGCCTGGGCCATGCGGTGCTCTGCGCGAAGCCGGTCGTGGGCGACGAGCCTTTCGCGGTGATCCTGCCCGACGACCTGATCTGGAACCGCGGCCCCGGTGCGCTGAGCCAGATGGCCGATGTCGCCGAAGCGACCGGTTCAAGCGTGATCGCCACCCAGGCGGTCGCACCTGAACAGGTCTCGAGCTACGGCATTGTCGCGACGGATGAATTCAGCGACCGCCGTGGGCGGATCACCGCGATCGTGGAGAAGCCCAGGCCGGGCGACGCGCCCAGCAACCTCGCCGTGGTCGGGCGCTATGTGCTGTCGCCGCGCATCTTCGCCCTGCTGGAGGCCACGGCTCCCGGCGCCGGTGGCGAGATCCAGCTGACCGACGCGATCTCGGCCCTGCTGGCCGAGGAACCGGTGCTCGCGTACCGCTTCCAGGGCACGCGATTCGACTGCGGGACCCACCTCGGCCTCATCGAGGCGACCATCCGCCATGCACTGGACCACGAGGCGCTCAGCGAGGCGGCACAGGGCTTCATGCGCGACGCGCTGGCTGAACTGGGCGTGGTCGACTCCTGA